The Haloferax sp. Atlit-12N genome window below encodes:
- a CDS encoding PQQ-binding-like beta-propeller repeat protein — protein MRHPGADLSRRAVLGTLGTGAAAGLAGCVGGDGGSTGDGRPDWPHPYFSPEGTGYNPRATGPASKPSESWGVEVNGLELARPVVFDETVYLATSERLRAFSVADGTELWSVESDPQSGFRSSVTVDSERVYVGYVGTRTGVLAYTHDGEEAWHAPTESSIWAPVVRPEPDRDRLYAADTAGNLYRVRASDGTVEWREEVFGAVRSLAARYDTVVAGTEGGEVFTFRDEGTEHGATGEWRTKLPGGVQALAVAESNDVFAGFFGAGVTRLRGGLRAGAVGWHREDPSPHGSLVVGPRRVFSTDGTGLDAFDKRSGSPSWAAGDNFFAPPAGAGDTVFVSDTSKSGVVVAYDAGGGVGLDDTRVGAERWRYEVAGRALTGPTPAHDALFVVESGGDDGPRRLVALRAE, from the coding sequence GTGAGACACCCCGGCGCGGACCTATCCAGACGGGCTGTCCTCGGGACCCTCGGAACCGGCGCGGCTGCCGGACTCGCGGGTTGTGTCGGTGGCGACGGGGGCTCTACGGGCGACGGGCGCCCCGACTGGCCGCATCCGTACTTCTCCCCCGAGGGGACGGGCTACAACCCCCGCGCGACCGGCCCGGCCTCGAAGCCGAGCGAGTCGTGGGGCGTCGAGGTGAACGGCCTCGAACTGGCGCGCCCGGTCGTGTTCGACGAGACGGTGTACCTCGCGACCAGCGAGCGCCTCCGGGCGTTTTCGGTCGCCGACGGTACCGAGCTATGGTCGGTCGAAAGCGACCCCCAGAGCGGTTTCCGCTCGTCGGTGACGGTCGATTCGGAGCGCGTCTACGTCGGCTACGTCGGGACCAGAACCGGCGTGCTCGCGTACACCCACGACGGCGAGGAAGCGTGGCACGCGCCGACCGAGTCGAGTATCTGGGCACCCGTCGTCCGACCCGAGCCGGACCGCGATCGCCTCTACGCCGCTGACACCGCGGGGAATCTCTACCGCGTCCGCGCCAGCGACGGAACCGTCGAGTGGCGCGAGGAGGTGTTCGGCGCGGTTCGGTCCCTCGCGGCCCGGTACGACACCGTCGTCGCGGGGACGGAGGGTGGCGAAGTGTTCACGTTCCGCGACGAGGGCACCGAACACGGCGCGACCGGAGAGTGGCGAACCAAACTCCCCGGCGGCGTGCAGGCGCTCGCAGTCGCCGAGTCGAACGACGTGTTCGCGGGCTTCTTCGGCGCGGGCGTCACCCGACTCAGAGGCGGCCTCCGCGCCGGTGCCGTGGGCTGGCACCGCGAAGACCCCTCGCCGCACGGCTCGCTGGTCGTCGGTCCCCGGCGCGTCTTTTCGACCGACGGGACCGGCCTCGACGCCTTCGACAAGCGCTCCGGTTCCCCCTCATGGGCGGCCGGCGACAACTTCTTCGCCCCGCCAGCGGGTGCCGGCGACACGGTATTCGTCTCGGACACGAGCAAGAGCGGCGTCGTCGTCGCCTACGACGCCGGCGGCGGCGTCGGCCTCGACGACACCCGAGTCGGGGCCGAGCGCTGGCGATACGAGGTCGCGGGTCGCGCCTTGACCGGTCCGACACCCGCCCACGACGCGCTGTTCGTCGTCGAATCAGGGGGCGACGACGGACCACGGCGACTCGTCGCGTTGCGGGCCGAATAG